The following proteins come from a genomic window of Synechococcus sp. BIOS-E4-1:
- a CDS encoding NUDIX hydrolase, with the protein MAPLPAPEPYELLETIDALDARKVRFERNRIRLPMGVEGSFGIIKHPGAALAVPITNEGQVVVLRQYRFAVQARLLEFPAGTLEEGEDPLESMKRELGEEAGYSAARWDALGPMLPCPGYSDEVIHCFLARDLAELDNPPAGDDDEDLEVLQMSPAELDARLSSGEEWLDGKSVTAWYRAKQLLGF; encoded by the coding sequence ATGGCCCCGCTGCCGGCTCCAGAGCCCTATGAGCTGCTGGAGACCATCGATGCCCTGGATGCGCGCAAGGTGCGCTTCGAGCGCAACCGCATCAGGTTGCCGATGGGGGTGGAGGGCAGCTTCGGGATCATCAAGCATCCGGGAGCTGCCCTGGCAGTACCGATCACCAATGAGGGACAGGTGGTGGTGCTGCGTCAGTACCGCTTTGCTGTTCAGGCCAGGCTGCTGGAGTTCCCGGCCGGCACGCTTGAGGAAGGCGAAGATCCCCTGGAATCGATGAAGCGTGAGCTGGGTGAAGAGGCGGGCTACAGCGCCGCCCGCTGGGATGCACTCGGCCCAATGCTGCCTTGTCCTGGGTATTCCGATGAGGTGATCCATTGTTTCCTAGCCAGGGATCTCGCAGAGCTGGACAATCCCCCGGCAGGTGACGACGACGAGGATCTGGAGGTTCTGCAGATGAGTCCCGCCGAACTGGATGCTCGCCTGAGCTCCGGCGAAGAGTGGCTGGATGGCAAAAGCGTGACCGCCTGGTATCGGGCCAAACAGCTGCTCGGTTTCTGA
- a CDS encoding thioredoxin family protein encodes MALTPSTMLPLGEALPDFKLPVVSGSLRDAAAAATLSKSELPRQPLLVMLICAHCPFVKHVEPELSRLAEHYGPAVTLLAVSSNSLTTHPQDGPEGLRHQAKRRQWSFPYLLDEQQNLAKALKGACTPEFYLFSPDDAGLQTLRYRGQLDGSRPGNDVPADGRDLRRALDAVLNGQPVNGEQHPSVGCNIKWHPGQEPPWFRAPA; translated from the coding sequence ATGGCTCTCACTCCCTCAACCATGCTGCCCCTTGGCGAAGCGTTACCTGACTTCAAGTTGCCCGTGGTGAGCGGAAGCTTGAGGGATGCCGCTGCCGCAGCAACTCTCAGCAAAAGCGAGCTACCGAGACAACCGCTGCTGGTGATGCTGATCTGTGCGCACTGCCCATTTGTGAAGCATGTGGAACCCGAGCTGAGCAGGCTCGCAGAGCACTACGGCCCAGCCGTGACCCTGCTGGCCGTTTCCAGCAACAGCCTCACCACCCATCCACAGGATGGTCCCGAGGGCCTGCGCCATCAGGCCAAGCGGCGGCAGTGGAGTTTCCCCTATCTCCTGGATGAGCAGCAGAACCTGGCCAAAGCCCTCAAGGGTGCCTGCACGCCGGAGTTCTATCTGTTCAGCCCCGATGATGCAGGCCTTCAGACCCTGCGCTATCGCGGCCAGCTCGACGGCAGCCGCCCAGGCAACGATGTGCCAGCGGATGGTCGCGATCTGCGCAGGGCACTGGATGCGGTCCTCAACGGTCAACCTGTCAACGGAGAACAGCACCCTTCCGTGGGCTGCAATATCAAGTGGCATCCCGGACAAGAGCCACCGTGGTTCAGGGCACCGGCTTAA
- a CDS encoding FAD-binding domain-containing protein, with protein sequence MPPQPSPTSLSWSERPGDLPRDLPDRGALERLLEEEFPEADGALSPLRGGRDAAEQTLSRIDPRRYTKSRNHLRGAVTGLSPYIRHGVLSLAEVRDAVFQRIRSRDEGSKLINELGWRDFWQRMWRDLGDGIHDSQEELKTGHDPASYARELPDDIRQGTTGLACMDGFQSELITRGWLHNHARMWLAAYVVHWRKVHWKAGADWFLEHLLDGDPSSNHLSWQWVASSFSHKPYFFNKANLERFSDGQFCRTCSSSEHCPFEGSYEQLEDQLFANQGAIRDVPPRRNRNHRQRSGRKQSLNGNGHAAMARPKR encoded by the coding sequence GTGCCCCCGCAACCCAGCCCAACATCGCTGTCATGGTCTGAACGGCCTGGAGACCTTCCCAGGGATCTCCCGGACCGCGGTGCGCTCGAACGCCTGCTGGAAGAGGAGTTCCCGGAGGCGGACGGAGCGCTCAGCCCACTGCGCGGAGGCCGAGACGCTGCGGAACAAACGCTGAGTCGTATCGACCCACGGCGCTACACCAAAAGTCGCAATCACCTCAGAGGTGCGGTCACGGGTTTATCGCCTTACATCCGCCACGGTGTGCTCAGCCTCGCCGAGGTGAGGGATGCCGTGTTCCAGCGCATTCGCAGCCGGGATGAGGGAAGCAAGCTGATCAATGAGCTGGGATGGCGCGACTTCTGGCAGCGGATGTGGCGGGATCTTGGTGATGGCATCCACGACAGCCAGGAAGAGCTGAAAACAGGGCACGATCCCGCCTCCTACGCCAGGGAGCTCCCTGATGACATCCGCCAGGGAACAACAGGTCTGGCCTGCATGGACGGATTCCAGAGCGAGCTCATCACCCGTGGCTGGCTGCACAACCACGCCCGCATGTGGCTGGCTGCTTACGTGGTGCATTGGCGCAAGGTGCACTGGAAGGCCGGCGCGGACTGGTTTCTGGAGCATCTGCTGGACGGAGACCCCTCCAGCAACCATCTGAGTTGGCAGTGGGTGGCCAGCAGCTTCAGCCACAAGCCCTATTTCTTCAACAAAGCCAACCTGGAGCGGTTCAGTGATGGGCAGTTCTGCAGGACCTGCTCCAGCAGCGAGCACTGCCCCTTCGAGGGCAGTTATGAGCAACTGGAAGATCAGCTTTTCGCCAACCAGGGCGCCATTCGAGACGTTCCCCCCAGACGCAACCGCAACCACCGGCAACGCTCAGGCCGAAAACAGAGCCTGAACGGAAACGGTCATGCGGCCATGGCCCGACCAAAGCGATAA
- a CDS encoding FAD-binding domain-containing protein: MSNPRTLFWHRRDLRLTDNSGLQAAVALGPAVTGVYVLDPALITPPPQLPPMAPARLWFLVESLVELQQRWRQAGSRLLVLAGDPVLLLPQLAALLDAPTVVWSRDVEPYARERDRRVAKALQTDGRKLLVDWDQLLVAPELLKTGGGDPYRVYGPFLRNWRGQVERLAPRTAEAPQGLQDLTQSQLQQINATEGDFARLCSQGQAELERLRSSHGFAGTDLCPCRPGEAAAVDQLATFADGPLLGYEPDRNFPGQQGTSSLSAALSVGTISPRQAWCAAQSAKQMVRSDEQQHAITVWEQELGWREFYQQALFHFPELADGPYREQWRRFPWENNEDWFSFWREGQTGMPIIDAAMRQLNQSGWMHNRCRMIVASFLVKDLICDWRWGERAFMELEVDGDLAANNGGWQWSASSGMDPKPLRIFNPATQASKFDAEGDYIRYWLPELRHVNTKDLLSGEIGALERRGYPELLIDHKKQQAHFKGLYATIRS, translated from the coding sequence ATGAGCAACCCTCGCACGCTGTTCTGGCACCGCCGCGATCTGCGCCTGACGGACAACTCAGGTCTTCAGGCGGCCGTAGCACTCGGCCCGGCTGTGACCGGTGTTTATGTGCTTGATCCGGCTCTGATCACTCCGCCACCCCAGCTGCCGCCGATGGCGCCGGCCCGCTTGTGGTTTCTGGTGGAGAGCCTGGTCGAACTGCAACAGCGCTGGCGTCAGGCTGGTAGTCGCCTGTTGGTGCTGGCTGGCGATCCAGTCCTGCTGCTGCCCCAGCTGGCGGCTCTTCTGGACGCGCCCACCGTGGTTTGGAGTCGCGATGTGGAGCCCTATGCCCGTGAGCGTGACCGTCGGGTGGCCAAGGCTCTGCAGACCGACGGGCGCAAGCTGCTTGTGGACTGGGACCAGCTGCTGGTGGCGCCGGAGTTACTGAAAACCGGTGGAGGTGATCCCTATCGGGTGTATGGACCTTTCCTGCGCAACTGGCGTGGTCAGGTCGAACGGCTCGCCCCACGCACCGCAGAAGCTCCGCAAGGCCTGCAGGATCTGACCCAGTCCCAGCTCCAGCAGATCAACGCCACCGAGGGAGATTTTGCTCGCCTCTGTTCCCAGGGTCAGGCCGAGCTTGAGCGATTGCGCAGCAGTCATGGATTTGCCGGTACGGACCTGTGTCCTTGCAGGCCGGGAGAAGCTGCGGCGGTGGATCAGTTGGCGACCTTCGCTGATGGGCCCCTGCTTGGCTACGAGCCTGATCGTAATTTCCCCGGTCAGCAGGGGACCTCTTCGTTGAGTGCGGCTTTGAGTGTCGGCACGATCAGTCCCAGGCAGGCCTGGTGTGCTGCCCAGAGCGCCAAGCAGATGGTGCGCAGTGATGAACAGCAGCATGCGATCACGGTGTGGGAGCAGGAGCTGGGCTGGCGTGAGTTTTATCAGCAGGCGTTGTTCCATTTCCCCGAACTGGCTGATGGCCCTTACCGCGAGCAATGGCGACGCTTCCCCTGGGAGAACAACGAAGACTGGTTTTCCTTCTGGAGAGAGGGCCAAACAGGGATGCCGATCATCGATGCAGCGATGCGCCAGCTCAATCAGAGCGGTTGGATGCACAACCGCTGTCGCATGATCGTCGCCTCGTTTCTGGTCAAAGACCTGATCTGCGACTGGCGCTGGGGCGAACGGGCCTTCATGGAGCTGGAGGTTGATGGCGATCTTGCGGCCAACAATGGCGGCTGGCAGTGGAGTGCCAGCAGCGGTATGGATCCCAAGCCCCTGCGGATTTTCAATCCCGCGACTCAGGCCTCAAAGTTCGACGCCGAGGGTGATTACATCCGTTACTGGTTACCTGAGCTGCGCCATGTGAACACCAAGGATCTGCTCAGCGGCGAGATTGGCGCGCTGGAGCGACGCGGATATCCAGAGCTTTTGATCGATCACAAGAAACAACAGGCCCACTTCAAGGGTCTCTACGCCACGATCCGATCCTGA
- a CDS encoding NAD(P)/FAD-dependent oxidoreductase yields the protein MQFPDLDTDVKKSSAPVQRRVQVLIVGLGPAGTACGMGLAKSGLEVLAIDRAHFPRDKICGDALTGDALRFLRENNIPTTIIQRSVSETRKPSYAELTPTLAEASGYSLQGTGLRTREASFHSIRRIDLDNWLVECCARAGLPMEFGWQVQSLHRHSASDPWCVAGTIRSRKGQVQGKFEITAEVVVGCDGVSSVVQNLTREQHAARPIALASRRYSRRDEVDTPDVSLMDYQWPRNPSYAWRFSVNGGTNAGIYWCHHREIPPLSGRDLLALTRQHAPRGDAIRTWGIPVLTDDPLPQSPSGILLTGDAASLVDPMIGHGIDRAIHSGELAGQILSKGFQTGCTVETITRTYENNLESRRVEWQRSFKEMDKMLGGVDRTAEQFVRSLLRSVMLPSTTQP from the coding sequence ATGCAATTCCCCGACCTTGACACCGACGTAAAGAAGAGCAGTGCGCCAGTCCAACGAAGGGTTCAGGTTCTGATTGTGGGTCTCGGCCCCGCAGGCACAGCCTGCGGAATGGGGCTAGCGAAAAGTGGTCTTGAAGTGCTGGCGATTGATCGTGCCCACTTCCCGAGAGACAAGATCTGCGGTGATGCCCTGACAGGCGATGCGCTCCGTTTCCTGAGAGAGAACAACATCCCAACCACGATCATCCAGAGATCTGTCAGCGAGACACGCAAACCCAGCTATGCGGAGCTGACGCCCACCCTCGCTGAAGCGAGTGGCTACTCACTTCAGGGCACTGGCCTGCGCACGAGGGAAGCGTCCTTTCACAGCATTCGCCGCATCGACCTCGACAACTGGCTGGTTGAGTGCTGCGCGAGAGCTGGATTGCCCATGGAATTCGGTTGGCAGGTGCAATCGCTCCACCGTCACTCAGCCTCTGATCCCTGGTGCGTCGCAGGCACAATTCGCAGCCGCAAGGGTCAGGTGCAAGGGAAATTCGAAATCACCGCCGAGGTGGTGGTGGGGTGTGATGGGGTTTCCTCAGTTGTGCAGAACCTGACGCGTGAACAACACGCTGCGCGACCGATTGCATTGGCGAGCCGAAGATATTCTAGGCGCGACGAAGTTGACACTCCGGACGTTTCACTGATGGATTATCAGTGGCCTCGCAACCCCTCCTACGCCTGGCGGTTTTCAGTGAATGGCGGAACCAACGCTGGCATCTACTGGTGTCATCACCGCGAGATTCCACCACTCAGCGGTCGCGATCTCCTGGCGCTCACCCGTCAACATGCTCCCAGAGGTGACGCCATCAGAACCTGGGGAATTCCGGTTTTAACCGACGATCCCCTGCCCCAATCCCCGTCGGGGATTTTGCTCACGGGTGATGCAGCCTCACTGGTCGACCCCATGATCGGGCATGGGATCGACCGCGCCATTCACAGCGGAGAGCTGGCCGGCCAGATCCTGAGCAAAGGATTTCAAACCGGCTGCACTGTTGAAACGATCACACGCACCTATGAGAACAACCTTGAAAGTCGGCGGGTTGAGTGGCAAAGAAGCTTCAAGGAAATGGACAAGATGCTCGGGGGAGTCGATCGCACCGCCGAGCAGTTCGTCAGAAGTCTGCTCAGATCAGTGATGTTGCCTTCAACAACCCAGCCCTGA
- a CDS encoding DegT/DnrJ/EryC1/StrS aminotransferase family protein yields the protein MQVPPFSLSQQLADLGPELDEAALRVLRSGQYIGGSEIKTFETRFAAVVGTAHAVGCNSGTDALILALRALGIGTGDEVITASFSFFATAEAISAVGATPVFVDVDPLTYLIDLDQITAAITPATKALIPVHLFGRPVDMTRLMAIAKDHNLCVVEDCAQATGASWNGRPVGSWGDTGCFSFFPTKNLGAAGDAGAVTCHDAAVAQRMRELAVHGMPRRYLHTELGYNSRLDAMQAAVLNVKLPRLHQWVERRREIAQRYREGLQDVPGLLLPDASTGDGHGWNQFVVRVTVCPTDISSSGSHRPSEFGLPSSHCRDWLKQSLQERGVNTIIYYPIPIHCQPAYADQQQDTRLPVTEQLCSEVLSLPIFPELSSEQQEQVISVLRSLLIQNASLDSQTCTVAA from the coding sequence ATGCAGGTTCCTCCCTTCAGCCTCAGTCAGCAGCTCGCCGACCTGGGGCCGGAACTCGATGAAGCCGCGCTGCGTGTGTTGCGCAGCGGGCAGTACATCGGCGGCAGCGAAATCAAAACCTTTGAAACTCGCTTCGCAGCGGTGGTCGGCACGGCCCACGCCGTTGGTTGCAACAGCGGCACCGATGCCCTGATCCTGGCGTTGAGAGCCCTCGGCATCGGGACCGGTGATGAGGTGATCACAGCCTCCTTCAGCTTCTTTGCCACAGCAGAAGCCATCAGCGCTGTGGGTGCCACCCCCGTTTTCGTGGATGTGGATCCACTCACCTACCTGATCGATCTCGATCAGATCACTGCTGCGATCACTCCCGCGACCAAAGCCCTGATCCCGGTGCATCTGTTCGGTCGCCCCGTGGACATGACGCGGTTGATGGCGATCGCCAAAGATCACAACCTTTGCGTTGTTGAAGACTGTGCTCAGGCAACAGGTGCGAGCTGGAACGGGCGACCAGTCGGCAGCTGGGGGGATACGGGCTGCTTCAGCTTTTTCCCCACCAAAAACCTGGGAGCGGCCGGTGATGCTGGCGCAGTGACCTGCCACGACGCAGCTGTTGCTCAACGCATGCGCGAACTGGCCGTGCACGGCATGCCCCGCCGTTACCTGCACACAGAGCTCGGATACAACAGCCGGCTTGATGCGATGCAAGCCGCAGTGCTCAACGTGAAACTGCCCCGGCTGCACCAATGGGTGGAGCGCCGCCGGGAGATCGCCCAGCGCTACCGCGAGGGTCTGCAAGATGTGCCAGGCCTGCTACTCCCTGATGCCTCGACAGGTGATGGTCACGGCTGGAATCAGTTTGTGGTGCGTGTCACGGTCTGCCCCACTGACATCTCCTCCAGTGGCAGTCATCGCCCCAGTGAGTTCGGGCTACCCAGCAGTCATTGCCGCGACTGGCTGAAACAGAGCCTGCAGGAGCGTGGAGTGAACACGATCATCTACTACCCCATTCCCATTCACTGCCAACCGGCTTACGCCGATCAGCAACAAGACACCCGTCTACCAGTGACCGAGCAGCTCTGCAGCGAAGTGCTGAGTTTGCCGATCTTCCCGGAGCTCTCCAGCGAACAGCAGGAACAGGTGATTTCCGTGCTGCGTTCGCTGCTGATCCAGAACGCCTCATTGGATTCACAGACCTGCACTGTGGCGGCCTGA
- the hisB gene encoding imidazoleglycerol-phosphate dehydratase HisB produces MTRQGEIHRVTGETDVKVCLDLDGSGKCQASTGVPFLDHMLHQISSHGLIDLEINAVGDTHIDDHHSNEDVGIAVGQALAQALGDRRGIVRFGHFVAPLDEALVQVVLDCSGRPHLSYSLSIPNQKIGRYDTELVKEFFVAVVNNSGLTLHIRQLDGTNSHHIVEACFKAFARALRMATEIDPRRAGAVPSSKGVLEQAGAT; encoded by the coding sequence ATGACGCGACAAGGCGAGATCCATCGAGTGACCGGTGAAACCGATGTCAAGGTGTGCCTTGATCTTGACGGCAGTGGCAAGTGTCAGGCCAGCACCGGCGTGCCCTTCCTGGACCACATGCTCCATCAGATCAGCAGCCATGGCTTGATTGATCTTGAGATCAATGCGGTGGGTGATACCCATATTGATGACCACCACTCCAATGAAGACGTGGGCATTGCCGTCGGACAGGCTCTGGCGCAGGCCCTGGGTGATCGGCGCGGCATCGTGCGTTTCGGTCACTTCGTCGCTCCATTGGATGAAGCGCTGGTGCAGGTCGTGCTGGATTGTTCAGGCCGCCCACATCTCTCCTACAGCCTCAGCATTCCAAATCAGAAGATCGGTCGCTACGACACCGAGCTGGTCAAGGAATTCTTTGTGGCGGTGGTCAACAACAGCGGGCTCACCCTCCATATCCGTCAGCTGGATGGAACCAATTCCCATCACATCGTTGAAGCCTGTTTCAAGGCCTTTGCCCGGGCCTTGCGTATGGCAACGGAGATCGACCCGCGGCGTGCCGGTGCGGTTCCCAGCAGCAAGGGTGTGCTTGAGCAGGCAGGGGCGACCTGA
- the fabI gene encoding enoyl-ACP reductase FabI produces the protein MLLDLTGKKILVTGIANNRSIAWGIAQQLKAAGAELGITYLPDEKGRFETKVRELTAPLEPSLFLPLNVQDAVQMETVFAEIKQKWGVLDGLVHCLAFAGKEELIGDYSATTFEGFARALEISAYSLAPLCRHAKPLFSEKAGVVTLTYLGAERAIPNYNVMGVAKAALEASVRYLSAELGPDKQVRVNAISAGPIRTLASSAIGGILDMIHNVEEKAPLRRTVTQTEVGNTAAFLLSELSSGISGQTIYVDAGYCINGM, from the coding sequence ATGCTTCTCGATCTCACGGGCAAGAAGATCCTCGTCACCGGCATCGCCAACAATCGATCGATTGCCTGGGGCATCGCCCAGCAGCTCAAAGCGGCGGGTGCTGAATTGGGCATCACCTATCTCCCTGACGAGAAAGGTCGTTTTGAGACCAAGGTTCGTGAGCTCACCGCTCCACTTGAACCCTCGTTGTTCCTGCCTCTGAATGTTCAGGATGCCGTTCAAATGGAAACGGTCTTCGCAGAGATCAAGCAGAAGTGGGGCGTGCTGGATGGATTGGTGCATTGCCTTGCTTTCGCGGGCAAGGAGGAACTGATCGGTGATTACAGCGCCACAACCTTTGAGGGTTTTGCCCGAGCTCTCGAGATCAGTGCTTATTCCCTGGCTCCCCTGTGTCGTCATGCCAAGCCGTTGTTCAGTGAGAAAGCCGGGGTGGTCACGCTCACTTACCTGGGCGCTGAACGCGCGATTCCCAACTACAACGTGATGGGTGTGGCCAAGGCCGCTCTGGAAGCGTCCGTTCGCTATCTCTCCGCCGAGCTCGGTCCCGACAAGCAGGTTCGCGTGAATGCCATCAGTGCAGGCCCGATCCGCACGCTGGCGAGCTCGGCCATTGGTGGCATCCTCGACATGATTCACAACGTGGAGGAAAAGGCACCGCTGCGCCGCACCGTCACCCAGACGGAAGTGGGCAACACTGCTGCATTCCTGCTCAGTGAGCTGTCCAGTGGTATTTCCGGCCAAACCATCTATGTGGATGCGGGGTATTGCATCAATGGCATGTGA